The Chryseobacterium indicum genome includes a window with the following:
- a CDS encoding DUF6952 family protein, translated as MKLPIIRQFYQNQTPENLEKTLEVLESFTEFRGTTEEDMNVAGELITNICGALEVHANVQNGMSEKDALNSFAQKVLGSIDR; from the coding sequence ATGAAGTTACCGATCATCAGACAGTTTTATCAGAACCAGACTCCTGAAAATCTTGAAAAAACGTTAGAAGTTTTAGAAAGCTTCACGGAATTCAGAGGAACTACCGAAGAAGACATGAACGTTGCAGGAGAATTAATTACGAATATCTGCGGAGCTCTGGAAGTTCACGCCAACGTACAAAACGGAATGAGCGAGAAAGATGCTTTAAATTCTTTTGCTCAGAAGGTTTTAGGATCGATTGACAGATAA